One Anoplopoma fimbria isolate UVic2021 breed Golden Eagle Sablefish chromosome 2, Afim_UVic_2022, whole genome shotgun sequence DNA window includes the following coding sequences:
- the kcnk2a gene encoding potassium channel subfamily K member 2, producing the protein MWALRFKVHIWRTPLARSALLYRSALRSGGGLPRRVFWSMTGSTWKSRAAVVSLSLRRQTDVALLSPGFPSRHVLTDGSDPGSAGGAMQCGPSEPHTGYITSTAVGDRPAGFLLNIWRHKVAAPDLLDPKSATHNSKPRLSFSTKPITLSPREESEVVATVMKWKTVTAIFLLVVLYLVMGAAVFRTLEQPHESAQCLAILTQKLEFLSRHSCVNESQLEELVKQVVSAIRSGVNPAGTLTNHSSLWDLSSAFFFAGTVITTIGFGNSSPHTEGGRIFCIIYALLGIPLFGFLLAGVGDQLGTIFGKGIARVEKMFVHWDISQTKIRVISTLLFVLFGCLLFVALPAAIFKHIEGWSALESLYFVVITLTTIGFGDFVAGGSDIEYLDYYKPVVWFWILVGLAYFAAILSMIGDWLRVISKKTKEEVGEIRAHAAEWTANVSAEFKETRRRVSVEIYDKFQRAASIKRKLSTDLGFSPGPEFTLPKRAASINLNDELDRNEREAGLQGLMTPLARNGGLYMSGLDPERGDISVIEHLN; encoded by the exons ATGTGGGCTCTGCGCTTTAAGGTTCACATCTGGAGAACACCTCTGGCCCGCTCCGCCCTGCTCTACCGGTCTGCACTGCGCAGCGGCGGAGGCCTGCCACGGAGAGTGTTTTGGTCAATGACGGGGTCCACGTGGAAGAGCAGAGCCGCTGTCGTGTCACTGAGTTTGCGCAGGCAGACTGACGTTGCGCTCCTCTCTCCGGGTTTTCCGTCACGCCACGTCCTCACCGACGGATCCGACCCCGGTAGTGCGGGAGGAGCGATGCAATGTGGGCCCAGTGAGCCTCACACCGGTTACATCACAAGCACAGCTGTAGGAGATAGACCTGCAGGGTTCCTCCTCAATATCTGGAGGCATAAAg TGGCAGCTCCAGACTTATTGGACCCTAAATCCGCCACTCACAACAGCAAGCCCCGCCTCTCCTTCTCCACAAAGCCAATCACACTGTCTCCCCGAGAGGAGAGCGAG GTGGTTGCCACAGTGATGAAGTGGAAGACGGTGACGGCCATATTTCTTTTGGTGGTTCTCTACCTGGTGATGGGGGCGGCAGTCTTCAGAACCCTGGAGCAGCCTCACGAGAG TGCCCAGTGTTTGGCCATCCTGACCCAGAAGCTGGAGTTCCTGTCCAGACACTCCTGTGTCAACGAGAgccagctggaggagctggttAAG cAAGTTGTGTCTGCTATTCGTTCAGGGGTGAACCCTGCAGGGACTCTGACCAACCACAGCAGCCTCTGGGACCTGAGCTCCGCCTTTTTCTTTGCTGGGACTGTCATCACAACCATCG GTTTTGGGAACAGCTCTCCCCACACAGAAGGAGGAAGGATCTTCTGCATCATCTACGCGTTGCTAGGGATACCTCTTTTCGGCTTCCTTTTGGCTGGAGTAGGAGATCAGCTCGGCACCATATTCGGCAAGGGCATCGCCAGAGTGGAGAAAATGTTTGTG CATTGGGACATCAGTCAGACAAAGATCCGGGTCATCTCCACCctgctgtttgtgctgtttgGCTGCCTGCTGTTTGTGGCGCTCCCAGCGGCCATCTTTAAACACATCGAGGGTTGGTCTGCGCTGGAGTCCCTTTACTTTGTGGTCATCACCCTGACTACCATAGGTTTTGGAGACTTTGTGGCAG GTGGTTCAGATATAGAGTACTTAGATTACTATAAACCAGTTGTATGGTTCTGGATCCTGGTGGGACTAGCCTACTTTGCTGCCATCCTCAGCATGATAGGAGACTGGCTCAGAGTCATCTCCAAGAAGACCAAAGAAGAG GTAGGAGAGATCCGAGCTCATGCTGCAGAGTGGACGGCTAATGTCTCCGCGGAGTTCAAAGAAACACGCCGACGTGTTAGCGTTGAGATCTACGATAAGTTCCAGCGAGCTGCCTCAATTAAACGCAAACTGTCCACTGATTTAGGATTCAGCCCTGGCCCTGAGTTTACACTGCCCAAGAGGGCCGCGTCGATCAACCTCAACGATGAACTGGACAGGAACGAGAGGGAGGCTGGACTGCAGGGCCTGATGACACCGCTGGCTAGAAACGGCGGTTTGTACATGAGCGGTTTGGacccagagagaggagacatCTCAGTCATTGAACACCTCAACTAG